The proteins below come from a single Bacteroidota bacterium genomic window:
- the porU gene encoding type IX secretion system sortase PorU, producing MKLRPFIIVFACLLFSGIIASGQDAKMQTIVWKSPRTITISEISAASFLNFEGAVYADDSGLPWFFQELPGQSGGFLPEAAISDAVFKPLSAEELSVMNKTASIQSTIAVSTEVVYEKKKAHTVVKFIPLRLNPANGTLEKLVSFRLQIGPSKTPAPFTQKKSRVYASASVLKNGSWFKFKVSANGIYKITYNDLQKMGMDVSGIDPRNIRIYGNGGQMLPESNAAPRFDDLAENAIYVAGEGDGNFGPNDYILFYAKGTATWNYSGTGNEFRHQINKYSQKAVYFITPSLGAGKRITTIPSLSQSPNYYVHTFNDFDFHEKDSLNLIKSGREWYGEAFDVKTSYSFNYGFSNLAAGSRMLIRSNVAGRGVGISTNFKLYANGSLALTQLIPAASPDYTSAYALVADDTISVPATSSLNLRLDFYKGGSTTPLGWLNYFEINVLRNLSFTIGQMDFRSAASIGKGVSEFSISDAPSNIEVWDVSDFVNPKIINGSMAGNTYSFRVNTDSLHEFVAHDGSGFNTIEDGTAMANQNLHGLGQYDMVIITYPAFESEANRIAQLHADLENMTVAVIPVDLVYNEFSSGIQDITAIKDLMKMFYDRAGSNTALLPKYLLLFGDGSFDYLDRISGNTNFVPTFESWNSLEPTASYLTDDYYGFLDDTESGSYGGRLDIGIGRMPVKDLEEARNCVDKLYRYTARRDLATQTPVCSGYSTGVSNLGDWRNVICFVADDSDKSGEHFLEESDKIAENIDTVYPNYNLDKIYFDAYVQESTPGGQRYPDVETAINQRVDKGALIINYIGHGGEIGWAHEQVLGIADINKWSNIYNMPLFVTATCEFSRFDDPGRSAAGEYTYLNPNGGAIALFTTTRLAFSGSNADLNTIFFSNVLKKTSGKYPAMGDVVRKSKNDYSCASVISNFVLLGDPAMRLAYPEFNVITSTINTHPVGGTDTIKAMAKVTVTGYVEDNAGNKKTDFNGIIYPTVMDKRLKVTSRGNDAGSPINFFMQKNNIYKGKSSVVNGDFTFSFIVPKDIAYNFGKGRISYYSQNGTTDANGNFEQFIIGGTESFTNTDNGGPSIHLYMNNERFVSGGLTDPNPLLLAIVSDSSGINTVGTGIGHDVSAVLDENTDKTVVLNDYYEADLNTYKSGRVRYPFSKLAVGSHSLNFKAWDVFNNSSESSLDFVVAESASLALSHVLNYPNPFTTYTEFWFEHNQPCCGLSVQIQIFTISGKLIKTINAAVQTNGFRADPIPWDGTDDFGDPIGKGVYIYKLSVRGNDGTYADKIEKLVILK from the coding sequence ATGAAGTTACGACCTTTCATAATAGTTTTTGCCTGCTTGCTGTTTTCAGGCATTATTGCTTCCGGGCAAGATGCCAAGATGCAGACGATTGTTTGGAAATCGCCACGAACAATCACCATCTCGGAAATTTCTGCCGCAAGCTTTCTGAATTTTGAAGGAGCTGTGTATGCCGATGACTCCGGTCTTCCGTGGTTTTTTCAGGAACTGCCGGGGCAGTCAGGCGGCTTTTTGCCTGAAGCAGCTATTTCAGATGCTGTTTTTAAACCTTTAAGTGCCGAAGAATTGTCGGTGATGAATAAAACGGCTTCAATTCAATCAACGATTGCTGTTTCAACAGAAGTTGTATATGAAAAGAAAAAGGCGCATACGGTGGTAAAATTCATTCCATTACGCCTGAATCCGGCAAACGGCACGCTTGAGAAACTCGTATCATTCCGTTTGCAGATTGGACCGTCAAAAACACCCGCTCCGTTTACACAAAAAAAATCACGTGTTTACGCATCCGCTTCTGTACTTAAAAATGGCAGCTGGTTTAAGTTTAAAGTGTCGGCCAACGGCATCTATAAAATTACATACAATGACCTCCAAAAAATGGGTATGGATGTGTCGGGAATTGATCCGCGGAACATTCGGATATACGGTAATGGCGGTCAGATGCTTCCTGAAAGCAATGCCGCCCCCCGCTTTGATGACCTGGCTGAAAATGCTATCTATGTGGCAGGTGAAGGCGACGGAAATTTCGGCCCGAACGATTATATATTATTTTATGCAAAAGGAACCGCAACCTGGAATTACAGTGGCACAGGCAATGAGTTCAGGCACCAGATTAATAAATATTCACAAAAAGCAGTGTATTTTATTACACCGAGCCTTGGTGCCGGAAAGCGAATCACTACGATTCCTTCTTTATCGCAATCCCCTAATTATTATGTCCATACATTCAATGATTTTGACTTTCACGAAAAGGATTCGCTCAATCTGATAAAATCGGGACGGGAATGGTATGGAGAAGCATTTGATGTGAAAACATCCTATTCGTTCAACTATGGTTTTTCCAATTTGGCCGCAGGCTCCAGAATGCTGATTCGTTCAAATGTAGCCGGACGTGGTGTGGGTATTTCAACTAATTTTAAATTGTATGCCAACGGGAGTCTGGCATTAACGCAGCTCATTCCGGCTGCCTCTCCCGATTATACATCTGCCTACGCGCTTGTTGCCGACGATACGATTTCTGTTCCGGCAACGTCTTCACTTAATTTGAGACTCGATTTTTATAAAGGCGGCTCAACCACACCCCTTGGCTGGCTCAATTATTTTGAAATTAATGTACTTCGCAATCTGAGTTTTACTATTGGTCAAATGGATTTCAGAAGTGCTGCTTCCATCGGAAAAGGTGTCAGTGAATTTTCAATTTCCGATGCGCCGTCCAATATTGAAGTCTGGGATGTTTCGGATTTTGTGAATCCTAAAATTATAAATGGTAGCATGGCCGGTAATACGTATTCATTCCGTGTAAATACCGATAGCCTGCACGAATTTGTAGCCCATGATGGCAGCGGATTTAATACGATTGAAGATGGAACGGCTATGGCAAATCAAAATTTGCATGGTCTGGGGCAGTACGATATGGTTATAATAACCTATCCCGCGTTTGAGAGCGAAGCAAACAGGATTGCACAGTTGCACGCTGACCTTGAAAATATGACAGTGGCCGTTATTCCCGTTGATTTGGTTTATAATGAATTTTCTTCGGGGATTCAGGACATAACCGCAATTAAAGATTTGATGAAAATGTTTTACGACCGTGCCGGTTCTAATACGGCATTGTTGCCAAAATATCTGTTGCTTTTTGGCGATGGTTCCTTTGATTATCTTGACCGTATTTCAGGCAATACCAATTTTGTTCCGACATTCGAAAGTTGGAATTCTCTTGAACCAACGGCGTCCTATCTTACGGATGATTATTATGGCTTTTTGGATGACACCGAATCGGGTTCCTATGGCGGACGGCTCGATATTGGTATCGGCCGTATGCCGGTGAAGGATTTGGAAGAAGCCCGCAACTGCGTTGATAAATTGTACCGTTATACGGCCCGTCGCGACCTTGCAACGCAGACTCCTGTGTGTTCGGGCTATTCGACCGGCGTTTCAAATCTGGGCGACTGGCGCAATGTGATTTGCTTTGTGGCCGATGATTCGGATAAATCTGGCGAGCATTTCCTTGAAGAATCAGATAAAATTGCTGAAAATATTGATACTGTTTACCCCAATTACAACCTGGATAAAATATATTTTGATGCCTATGTTCAAGAGTCAACTCCGGGCGGGCAACGCTACCCTGATGTTGAAACGGCTATCAATCAGCGTGTGGATAAGGGTGCACTGATTATTAATTATATCGGGCATGGAGGCGAAATCGGCTGGGCGCACGAACAGGTATTGGGTATTGCCGATATTAACAAATGGAGCAATATTTACAATATGCCACTTTTTGTTACTGCAACCTGCGAATTCAGCCGCTTTGACGACCCCGGGCGTTCTGCTGCCGGCGAATATACGTACCTGAATCCGAACGGTGGCGCTATCGCACTTTTCACAACAACACGCCTCGCATTTTCAGGTTCAAATGCAGACCTTAATACCATATTTTTTAGTAATGTCCTTAAAAAAACAAGCGGAAAATATCCTGCCATGGGCGACGTGGTAAGAAAATCAAAGAATGATTATTCATGCGCATCTGTAATCAGCAATTTTGTGCTGCTGGGCGATCCTGCTATGAGACTGGCCTACCCCGAATTCAATGTAATAACGTCAACAATAAACACACATCCGGTTGGTGGAACAGATACCATTAAAGCAATGGCCAAAGTAACGGTAACGGGCTACGTAGAAGATAACGCAGGCAACAAAAAAACTGATTTTAACGGGATTATTTATCCTACGGTGATGGATAAGCGCCTCAAAGTAACTTCAAGAGGAAATGATGCCGGTTCTCCGATAAATTTTTTCATGCAGAAGAATAATATTTACAAGGGTAAATCGAGCGTGGTAAACGGCGATTTTACCTTTAGTTTCATCGTACCGAAAGATATTGCATACAATTTTGGAAAAGGCAGAATCAGTTATTATTCTCAAAATGGTACCACTGATGCCAATGGTAATTTTGAACAGTTTATTATTGGCGGAACAGAAAGTTTTACCAATACTGATAATGGCGGTCCGTCGATACACTTGTATATGAACAACGAACGGTTTGTGTCAGGCGGATTAACCGACCCGAATCCATTACTGTTAGCGATTGTCAGCGATTCGAGCGGCATCAATACGGTGGGCACCGGCATTGGGCATGATGTATCTGCCGTGCTCGACGAAAACACCGATAAAACAGTCGTATTAAACGATTATTACGAGGCCGACCTGAATACATACAAAAGTGGACGGGTCAGATATCCTTTCTCAAAGCTTGCCGTGGGCTCGCATTCATTAAATTTTAAAGCGTGGGATGTGTTCAATAATTCTTCCGAATCAAGCCTCGATTTTGTTGTGGCAGAATCGGCCAGTCTGGCATTGAGCCACGTTTTAAATTATCCGAATCCTTTTACTACCTATACTGAATTTTGGTTTGAACACAATCAGCCCTGTTGCGGTCTGAGTGTGCAGATACAGATATTTACCATCAGCGGAAAGCTGATAAAGACAATCAACGCTGCTGTTCAGACAAACGGTTTCAGAGCCGATCCCATACCCTGGGATGGCACTGACGATTTTGGTGACCCGATTGGCAAAGGTGTGTATATATATAAAC
- a CDS encoding type IX secretion system membrane protein PorP/SprF, whose product MRKSYIRALPLILLLLAGKLTFAQDPHFSQYYANPLYLNPAFAGTSMCPRLIMNFRDQWPKISGTYVTYNASYDQHIEKISGGIGFLLNTDRAGEGVLNTTTFSAMYSYRLEISRSFSMKAALEATYFQKHLDWEKLTFPDQINNRQGFVYNTNEVQPGTLVKRNVDFSAGVLGYGENFFAGFAVHHLTKPDEGFISLSRIPRKFTVHAGGVINLVKKIRRRHNYDSPTISPNILFMQQQNFQQINYGVYFNRFPFVGGIWFRQNFKNADAFIFMAGIQASMFKLGYSYDLTVSKLTNATGGAHEVSFALQFNCKPERKKARAINCPSF is encoded by the coding sequence ATGAGAAAATCATACATACGGGCGTTACCACTAATCTTACTCCTGCTTGCAGGGAAGCTGACGTTTGCTCAGGATCCGCATTTTTCGCAATACTATGCGAATCCGTTGTATCTGAACCCGGCTTTTGCAGGCACGTCAATGTGTCCACGCCTCATCATGAATTTCAGAGATCAATGGCCGAAGATATCGGGTACGTACGTAACCTATAATGCTTCTTATGACCAGCACATTGAGAAAATATCCGGCGGTATCGGCTTTTTACTGAATACAGACCGTGCCGGAGAAGGCGTATTGAACACCACCACTTTTTCAGCCATGTACTCCTACCGTCTCGAGATAAGCCGCTCATTCTCCATGAAAGCAGCCCTTGAAGCGACATATTTCCAAAAACATTTAGACTGGGAAAAGCTGACGTTCCCCGATCAGATTAACAACAGACAGGGATTCGTTTATAATACCAATGAAGTTCAACCCGGAACGCTTGTAAAACGCAACGTCGATTTTAGCGCCGGTGTGCTTGGTTATGGCGAAAACTTTTTTGCAGGTTTTGCCGTTCACCATCTTACCAAGCCCGACGAAGGCTTTATCAGCCTGAGCCGCATACCGAGAAAATTCACCGTTCATGCAGGCGGTGTTATCAACCTTGTTAAAAAGATTCGTCGCAGACATAATTACGACAGTCCTACCATTTCTCCGAATATTTTATTCATGCAACAGCAAAATTTCCAGCAAATAAATTATGGCGTGTATTTCAACCGTTTCCCGTTTGTAGGTGGAATCTGGTTCCGTCAGAATTTCAAAAATGCTGATGCATTCATTTTTATGGCAGGTATTCAGGCAAGTATGTTCAAACTCGGTTACAGTTATGACCTCACCGTGTCGAAACTGACAAATGCTACCGGGGGCGCACACGAAGTTTCGTTTGCACTTCAGTTTAACTGCAAACCCGAAAGAAAGAAGGCCCGTGCAATAAACTGCCCGTCCTTTTAG
- a CDS encoding SUMF1/EgtB/PvdO family nonheme iron enzyme: protein MKYSGIIRNLALFAGAVMIFSSCKKEASSTTGWEYNNPKNGGFEVVPYEEQETGPGLVLVEGGTFVMGRTEQDVMYEWDNIPRRVTVSSFYLDQTEVRNLDYCEYLYWLKRVFGVDYPEVYNKSVPDTLVWRERLAYNEPMVEYYLRHPSYREYPVVGVSWVQATDYCAWRTDRVNEYILVREGILKMDPNQQNEENFNTDAYLAGQYEGVVKNDLYDINPNGTGTRKVRMEDGILLPRYRLPTEAEWEFAALGLIGNTIYERILERRIYPWNGHILRNDRSNNLGEFTGNFVRGRGDYMGVAGNLNDAADITAPVYAYWPNDYGLYGMGGNAAEWVMDVYRPLSLEDFSEFRPFRGNQFQTQVRDVDGLLEDKDSLGRIKMRDVTVEESANRRNYRQSDNRNYIDGDYTTTINTAGDWTTVDENEATNPVYDYGNHSMINDKARVYKGGSWRDRAYWLSPGTRRYLDENQKTDFIGFRCAMTRVGSPVGNY from the coding sequence ATGAAATATAGCGGAATAATAAGAAATCTGGCACTGTTCGCGGGTGCTGTCATGATCTTCTCCTCCTGCAAAAAAGAAGCATCAAGCACTACCGGCTGGGAGTATAACAATCCTAAGAACGGTGGTTTTGAAGTTGTACCTTACGAAGAGCAGGAAACCGGACCCGGTCTTGTACTGGTTGAAGGCGGAACGTTTGTGATGGGTCGCACAGAACAGGATGTGATGTACGAATGGGACAACATCCCCAGAAGGGTAACCGTTTCCTCATTCTATCTTGACCAGACCGAAGTTCGCAACCTTGACTATTGCGAATACCTGTATTGGTTAAAGAGGGTTTTCGGCGTTGACTATCCTGAAGTATATAATAAAAGTGTTCCCGATACACTGGTATGGCGCGAGCGTCTGGCTTATAACGAGCCGATGGTTGAGTATTACCTGCGTCACCCGTCATACCGCGAATATCCAGTTGTTGGTGTTAGCTGGGTTCAGGCCACTGACTATTGCGCTTGGCGTACCGACCGCGTAAATGAATATATTCTTGTCAGGGAAGGCATCCTGAAAATGGACCCGAACCAGCAGAACGAAGAAAACTTCAACACAGATGCTTATTTAGCAGGACAATATGAAGGTGTTGTGAAAAACGACCTTTATGATATTAACCCCAATGGTACCGGAACGCGTAAAGTACGGATGGAAGATGGAATTCTTTTGCCGCGCTATCGCCTCCCGACTGAAGCCGAATGGGAATTTGCAGCACTTGGTCTGATTGGTAATACCATTTACGAACGTATTCTTGAGAGAAGAATTTATCCGTGGAACGGACATATTCTCCGGAACGACCGTTCTAACAACCTTGGCGAATTTACAGGTAACTTTGTAAGAGGCCGCGGAGACTATATGGGTGTTGCAGGCAACCTCAACGATGCTGCCGATATTACAGCTCCCGTTTACGCATACTGGCCCAATGATTATGGACTCTATGGCATGGGCGGCAACGCTGCCGAATGGGTAATGGATGTTTACAGACCATTAAGTCTTGAAGATTTTTCCGAGTTCAGACCATTCAGGGGTAATCAATTCCAGACTCAGGTTCGCGATGTTGACGGACTGCTGGAAGATAAAGACAGCCTTGGCCGTATTAAAATGCGCGATGTTACCGTTGAAGAATCGGCAAACAGACGCAACTACAGACAATCGGACAACAGAAACTATATCGACGGCGATTATACAACAACCATTAACACCGCCGGTGACTGGACAACTGTTGACGAAAATGAAGCTACCAATCCTGTTTATGACTATGGCAATCATTCTATGATTAATGATAAAGCCAGAGTTTACAAAGGTGGCAGCTGGAGAGACCGCGCATACTGGCTCAGCCCAGGTACCCGCAGGTATCTTGACGAAAACCAAAAAACTGATTTTATAGGCTTTAGATGTGCCATGACCAGGGTAGGTAGTCCTGTCGGCAATTACTAA
- the murF gene encoding UDP-N-acetylmuramoyl-tripeptide--D-alanyl-D-alanine ligase: MTIENLYHVYLSHPTVCTDTRSIEKGCLFFCLRGDTFDGNTFATKALEQGAAFVITEDATLTGEGFIHTPNALLTLQQLALHHRMQLNIPVLGITGTNGKTTTKELVKAVLERKFKVSATVGNLNNHIGVPLSLLRIHPDTEIAIIEMGANHPGEIAELCTLADPNFGIITNIGKAHLEGFGSFENIIRTKEALYIYVRNHDGILFVNEQNELLIGLSENCERITYGTGEDAAYRGSIIDSNPVLKIQWDEYEINTRMTGKYNFENIMSAIAVGCFFGVPETEIVSALEEYAPSNSRSQLLKTATNFVILDAYNANPTSMEAALENFNAMDGIRKALLLGDMLELGETREAEHRGILNIVANMNVDLVLLTGPVFSAVCEHKEWHCFANSDDTFVWLQTHPISGYSVLVKGSRGIRLEKAVPAL, encoded by the coding sequence ATGACGATTGAAAACCTGTATCACGTTTACCTTAGCCATCCCACAGTATGCACCGATACCCGCAGTATCGAAAAGGGATGCCTGTTCTTCTGCCTTCGCGGCGATACGTTCGACGGCAACACATTTGCAACCAAAGCCCTTGAACAAGGCGCTGCCTTTGTAATTACCGAAGACGCGACACTCACCGGCGAAGGATTTATCCATACCCCTAATGCCCTGCTGACACTGCAGCAACTCGCCCTTCATCACCGAATGCAGTTGAATATACCCGTACTTGGCATTACGGGCACCAACGGAAAAACTACCACCAAAGAACTTGTGAAAGCTGTTCTTGAGCGTAAATTCAAGGTAAGCGCTACCGTTGGGAATCTCAATAACCATATCGGTGTTCCGTTAAGCCTGCTGCGTATACACCCTGACACTGAAATTGCAATTATAGAAATGGGCGCCAACCACCCCGGCGAGATTGCGGAACTATGCACACTGGCAGATCCTAATTTCGGGATTATCACAAATATTGGTAAAGCACACCTTGAAGGCTTCGGCAGCTTCGAAAATATTATCCGGACGAAAGAAGCCCTATATATATATGTAAGAAATCACGACGGTATTTTGTTCGTGAACGAGCAGAATGAGCTATTGATTGGGTTATCGGAAAACTGTGAACGTATTACTTACGGAACAGGCGAAGATGCTGCCTACCGGGGTTCAATTATTGATTCAAACCCTGTTCTCAAAATACAGTGGGATGAATATGAAATTAACACCCGGATGACCGGAAAATACAATTTTGAGAACATCATGTCGGCCATCGCTGTGGGATGCTTTTTCGGTGTGCCGGAAACGGAAATAGTGTCGGCATTAGAAGAATATGCACCTTCAAACAGCCGTTCGCAATTGCTGAAAACGGCTACCAATTTTGTGATTCTCGACGCCTACAATGCCAATCCTACAAGTATGGAAGCGGCACTGGAAAACTTTAATGCCATGGACGGAATCCGGAAGGCATTACTGCTCGGAGATATGCTGGAACTGGGCGAAACCAGAGAAGCAGAACACCGCGGCATTTTAAACATCGTTGCCAACATGAATGTTGACCTTGTATTGCTCACCGGACCGGTATTCAGTGCTGTATGTGAGCATAAAGAATGGCATTGTTTTGCAAATTCTGATGATACCTTTGTCTGGTTACAGACACACCCTATAAGCGGCTATTCGGTATTGGTAAAAGGCTCGCGCGGAATACGGCTCGAAAAGGCCGTTCCGGCATTATAA
- a CDS encoding anhydro-N-acetylmuramic acid kinase, whose amino-acid sequence MEQLYHVIGIMSGTSLDGVDLAYCEFRCNENRWHYAIIEAVTCPYPLGWPEKLRQLETGSALDLAKTHNELGRLYGSMVASFIETHRLKPLFIASHGHTIFHQPGNGFTTQIGDGAAIAAKCGLPVINDFRSMDVALGGQGAPLVPMGDRLLFSDFDYCLNIGGFANISYEKSGKRLAYDVCPANIVLNELAQSSGKAYDNDGNIARQGRIDEKLLNALNGLNYYKISPPKSLGREWLCAEFLPMLHESKRRLEDNMATVVEHIATQIGAAVTGNSNGKLLLTGGGAYNNFLVERIRFHSNAQIIVPDALTVEFKEALIFAFLGVLRWRNENNGLSSVTGARADSCGGAVYSGNR is encoded by the coding sequence ATGGAACAGCTTTACCACGTTATAGGAATCATGTCGGGCACATCGCTTGATGGAGTTGATTTGGCGTACTGTGAATTCCGCTGCAACGAAAACAGATGGCATTACGCAATTATAGAAGCCGTGACCTGCCCTTACCCTTTGGGATGGCCGGAAAAATTACGACAGCTGGAAACCGGCAGTGCATTGGATCTGGCAAAGACTCACAACGAACTTGGAAGGCTGTATGGCTCAATGGTGGCATCATTCATTGAAACACACCGGCTCAAACCATTGTTTATTGCCTCTCACGGGCATACGATTTTTCATCAGCCCGGAAATGGGTTTACCACTCAAATTGGCGACGGAGCTGCCATTGCTGCAAAGTGCGGCTTGCCGGTTATCAATGATTTCAGAAGCATGGATGTTGCATTGGGCGGACAGGGCGCACCTCTGGTTCCAATGGGCGACCGACTTCTGTTCTCAGATTTTGATTATTGCCTGAATATAGGCGGTTTTGCAAATATATCATATGAAAAATCAGGCAAACGGCTGGCTTATGATGTGTGCCCGGCAAACATAGTATTGAATGAACTTGCCCAGTCATCGGGTAAAGCATATGACAACGACGGCAACATTGCAAGGCAGGGCCGCATCGACGAAAAGCTGCTGAATGCATTGAATGGGCTGAACTATTATAAAATATCACCACCAAAATCACTTGGACGGGAATGGCTTTGTGCTGAGTTTTTGCCCATGCTGCACGAATCAAAGCGCAGGCTTGAAGATAATATGGCGACCGTTGTTGAGCATATTGCAACCCAAATAGGTGCAGCCGTGACCGGGAATAGCAACGGAAAGCTGCTGTTAACGGGAGGCGGAGCATACAATAATTTTCTGGTAGAACGAATACGGTTTCATAGCAATGCACAAATTATCGTACCCGATGCTCTCACTGTTGAATTTAAGGAAGCACTTATCTTTGCATTTCTGGGAGTGCTGCGATGGCGCAATGAAAATAACGGCCTGAGCTCGGTTACCGGCGCCAGAGCAGACAGTTGCGGAGGAGCGGTATATTCAGGTAATAGGTAA
- a CDS encoding mechanosensitive ion channel family protein → MDNIIEILERTYLGNTVETYLWFVGILILGASFTHLLSKLISRLLYRFFRKQAAEIGVQKFFHLIKKPMRLFIILIFVYLACDRIEFPQNWHLLPRSEFGLRMVLISIYEITLISSIIWLCLRVVDFSGMIFMKKAEKEDNKLNDQLIPFAVDILKILVVILGIFVILGSVFMINIGSLIAGLGIGGLAVALAAKETLENLFGSFAIFLDKPFMVGDLVKVGNFTGTVEKIGFRSTRLRTLDKTYMSIPNKKMIDSELDNITQRSMQRVMEPLYFAPSTPRDTIKTMIAELEKAISAHPKVGDTNIKFDKIENNTIKMMVLYFIQSTEWDVYVEVKQAVNFDILEIVRRNKAELAAPMLAIGK, encoded by the coding sequence ATGGATAACATCATTGAGATACTTGAGCGTACTTATTTGGGAAATACCGTTGAGACCTATTTATGGTTTGTCGGAATCCTTATTCTGGGTGCTTCGTTCACTCATTTGCTGAGCAAGCTTATCAGCCGGTTATTGTACCGATTTTTCAGGAAACAGGCGGCTGAAATTGGCGTACAGAAATTCTTTCACCTTATTAAAAAGCCGATGCGGCTGTTTATTATATTGATTTTTGTGTATCTGGCCTGTGACCGCATTGAATTTCCTCAAAACTGGCATCTGTTGCCGCGCAGCGAATTTGGATTGCGTATGGTGCTCATCAGTATTTATGAGATAACGCTGATTTCATCTATTATCTGGTTGTGTCTCAGGGTGGTTGATTTTTCAGGAATGATATTCATGAAAAAGGCAGAAAAAGAGGATAATAAACTCAACGACCAGCTCATTCCGTTTGCCGTGGATATATTGAAAATTCTGGTGGTGATTCTGGGTATTTTTGTGATTCTTGGCTCGGTGTTTATGATTAATATCGGCTCTTTAATTGCCGGTCTGGGTATCGGAGGACTGGCGGTTGCGCTGGCCGCCAAAGAAACACTGGAGAACCTGTTCGGGTCTTTCGCCATATTTCTTGATAAACCCTTTATGGTGGGCGATTTGGTTAAGGTTGGCAACTTCACGGGTACGGTAGAAAAAATAGGATTCAGAAGTACACGCCTGCGCACACTCGATAAAACCTATATGTCTATCCCCAACAAAAAAATGATTGACTCCGAACTCGACAATATTACCCAGCGAAGCATGCAAAGAGTTATGGAGCCGCTGTATTTTGCGCCTTCAACTCCCCGCGATACCATCAAAACCATGATAGCGGAGCTGGAAAAAGCCATTTCTGCCCATCCAAAGGTTGGAGATACCAATATCAAATTCGATAAAATTGAAAACAATACTATTAAAATGATGGTGCTTTACTTTATTCAATCTACCGAATGGGATGTTTATGTAGAAGTGAAGCAGGCTGTGAACTTCGATATTCTGGAAATTGTGCGCCGTAACAAGGCGGAGCTTGCCGCACCCATGCTTGCTATCGGGAAATAA